The DNA region CCACTGAAGGCAAGAACAAGACCTGTTGCCCATTGTCAGTACTGTTACTGAGCATTATACTGGAGTTGCTAGACTATGCAGTTCATTTAATTCACATATTTAGTGGGCATATACTCTGTGCCAAACACTATTTCATGTCCTTGTTTGTAACAAAGCAGTTAACAAAGTAACAAAAGCCTCTGAATTTATGGTATTTGTATTCTGGGACCCATAGAATATGTTAGATAAACAGAGAAATAATTGGGAGATAAAAGAGAGATAATAAATATTGCTATTGGTAGATGATACAATTGTACATATGGAAAACCTAAGAAAATCAACTGAGGAACTactataaaatgagataatttggTAAGACACTGGAATAGAAAACTTAATATGCAGAAATCATTAGTAGATGTTATGTATATGATCTGAACCATTAGAGTGTAAACTGGATAAtgataccatttaaaaaatatctaagaCTAACCAATACTAAgtaataaatgtggaaaaatatgaagaaaactttAGAATACCTACTAATGAAGGACACAAAAGAAGACTTggacaaatggaaaaacaaaatcattttcttGGATAGAAAGACAAAGGTGTTGATTTTTCTAAGATTAATTTGTAACttctataatttttctctttctgtatgcAAAACCAAACACACGCACATTAGCCAAATGAATAATAAAGGTTATGTATATAAGAAAATGAGAATAGTCaggaaaactctgaaaaagaagaatagtAGAGGAtagttttatcaaatattttaaagcctTAAAcatgtattagttatctattgttgCATAACCAATTGACCAAATTAGTAGCTTTAAACAGCAAGCATTTATTATCTCTCACAGTTTCAGTAGACCAGGATTTATGAAGTGGCTTGATTGGGCAGCTCTGGcttgggtttctcaagaggattCACTTGCAGTGTGACTCATCACAtgattgccaggtgggttcttgcTGTTGGAAGGAGGATTCACCTTACCATGGGGGCCTTCCAAAGGGCTGCTTGAGAGTCCTCATGACATGGTAGTTAGCTTCCCCTAGAGTGAATAATTCAGCAGCGAGTTAACTATGTGGAGTTATCCTTTATATGAGCTAGTCTTGGAAGTCACAAAGCATCACTTTCACTACATTCTATTTGTTGGAATGGACCGTTAAGTATGGACCACTTTTAGGAGGAGAGAAATTAGGCTCCACCACATGAAGGAAAGAGTGTCAGAAATGGCagacattaaaaaactaaaatatgtatTATGAAGGCATATTTATTCATGCAGAATATGGAACTGACTCATGAATAGAGAGGACAGTATAacaatttaaagtataaaaatacaCCCAAGTGTATAGAAAACTTGGGACCTGAAATCAGTAGAGAAGAGAGactattcaataaatgttgttgGGACCACTGGGAAGCTTCTGGAAAAAAATAGACTTAATTTTGCAGTAAgatttttgatgtattttcttattttgccaCCCTGGGAATCTTTGCAAAGTATGTTTCATGGTGGTATTCTATTGGCTTCTTTTTGTCCACAGGATAAAGCCTAAACTCCTAGCTTCTACTGctgttggtttagttgctaagtcgtgcctgcctctttgcaattccatggactgtaacccaccaggttcctctgtccctgggatttcctagaCTCCTAAACTATTTGGGATATTTGCATTCTGGTCCCTGCTTTTTATGGCATCTCCATCTTTTTCCCCTTTTGAAAATGTAGGCTCCCCAGGACTACTATCCGTTCTTTAAATAAGCAGGGATTAAGCTTTCATATATGAGCTTTTCTTCATTCCCACCTTCCCCAAAGTATAGTCAGGTGTGATCAGTGATTGTAATCAGTCACTACTCCTGGACCCTGAAAGCATTTATCCTAGAGAGGTCCTGGGTAATTGCTTTCTCTTTAATGAGTTCCTCCAGGATCCAGACTCCTCTGGGATCCAGGGCCCCTTAGGCCCAAGGATGTGCAGAATGGGAGATGTGAGAAGGGAGGTTCCAGACACAGGTGATAACTACAGAGGCTGATATCTCACATGCTTTAGTGAATAAAGGGGAGCAGGATCTCAGGTCAGGGTCCTGGAGTCACCCTCACACACTGGGTAAGTTGGGCAGATTGTAAGAGAGCTAGTCACTTAGGGTCCTTCCAACCTAAGGGTCTTGATTTCCCAGGTTGTGTGATGTTCTCCAGCAGAGTTTTTCAGGTATGATGATCCTCCTCTTTACCTCTCAACCTCCCATGATTTCTCCACATTCTAGAAATAATGTGACTGCTGTTCACCAGTTTCATTAGTATTTATGAATGATAGAGTGTATAAATATTACTATGTAATATATCTCATAAGATTGTATTCTTTCAAAAGAAGACATCTCTGCAGGGCAGGCATTTAATGCAAAGATAGGTCCTTAACCCTTGACTACATATTGGAATTACTTAAGGAGCATTAGGCGtcccaggtggtattagtggtaaacaacccacctgccaatgtaggagacataagagacaccagttcggtccttgggtggggaagatcccctggagaagggcatgggaacccgctccaggattcttgcctggagaatcccatgaacagaggagcctggcgggctacaatccatagggtcacaaagagtcagactgaagcgacttagcatgcatgcaagcaagGAGTTTTAGATAGCAAACCCCTCTCCCCAGAAGTTCTGATTTACATTTACTGGGGGAGGGTGCAGTAATCTATGCTTTTAAATACAGCATGGTCCACAGACCAACAGAATTGGGAATCACTGGAGGTAAAATTTGTGCtcataaaatacagaattttagGGACCACAGCAAACCTGCTAAATCAAAATCAGCATTTAACAGGACCCCTGTGTAACTCatatgtaaattaatttttagaagCACTGCCCTTTGTGATTCTTATGGGCATCAAGGACTGAGAACCACCGATTCACCTGCTGAAGATGAGAGGCATTGCTTGCTAATGGAGCCACTGGTGCTCTTATCCCAGATCTCTGGCAGTATCTGCAAGTACCGGCTCTCTGGTTTGTGATTTCTAATAAAAACTCTTGAGACCGGAGATGAGCAGCACTGGTTTTCCAGAGAAGCAAAATCAGGTGCACAAACCCTAACTTGATGCTTTCCCCTACTGCAACACCAACCACCACATTAAGTCCACATAAAAAATTACTAATGTGTCTCAATTAAACAGCATCAGCAGGGTGAAATCCCAGCATCTGGAACTGACCTCTTTGAGGAATGGAACTTACATATTCCTAGCACTCCTTAGTTTTCTCAGCTCTGAGGCACAATTGTATCTGGAAAAAAACTGGAAGGAGGTCTCAGGAGTAGAAATTAACtatattccttccttttctccccaaaTTACTAAACTTATCtgtcagatttaatttttttttcattattgatatCCCTGAATCCTGTGGATGTCAATAGAAGGAATGCAGTGTGGGTGTAGATTCTGATTGCTCAGGGTAAAAAGTAGAGTGGTTgtcatggaactctgctcagtggtAGCCTGAATGTGAgggggatttgggggagaatggatacatggttatgtatggatgagtcccttcgctgttcacctaaaactatcacaacattggttGCTAATCGGttatgtgctatgctgtgcttagtcgctcagtcatgtccgactttgcaaccccatggactgttgcctgccaggctcctctgtccatgggagttccccaggcaagaatactgaggtggattgccatgccctcctccaggggattttcacaacccagggactgaacccaggtctctcacattgcaggtggattctttactatctgagccatcagggaagccaaatcaATCAgttataccccaaaacaaaataaaaagtttaaaagaaaaaaaagtagtgtGATTGGGATAGTCTAATACTTCCATGAGTTTGAGGTTACATCCAGGCATTCTGTAAAAAAAGTGTCAAAAACTAGTGAGCTTTTGTTCTGAGAGGATTAAGTAGGAGTAGATATTCTAAAATAACAGGAGTTTTCTGTCTTTAAAGTTGGAGGAATGCATGTCTCATCCTGAAGTACGgccagtaaatattttaaaaaatgaaacattggCTACAGTCAGGCATTATTCCGGATGCCGGCACTGCTGCAGTCATGGAGGCACATATGGCCTTGCCTGCATGGGATTTACAATCTGGTGGGGAAGACAGCTGTAAACAAATAATACCCCTGGGCATCGTGTGCTATGGAACAAGCGCAGGATGCTGTGGAAACAAAACACTCGGTTCTTACCTGGTCTGGGTTGGCAGGAGGGTTTAGCTGAGTAAATGGTGCTGActtaaaaatagtcacaacctaaaactTGAGTTActttttatttggtgggaatttttagggcCTCAGGCCCGGAAGACAGCATCTCAAGCaatcctgagagaactgctccgagGAGGCGGGGATCAGGAAAAAGAGGTTATACAGAAGTTTGcagcaaagggcaggtagtctgagcatcaaaagtatttttgtagggcttctctggtggctcagtgttggggtcctttaatggaccagaacctggtggtctggagtcaacgataagaaagtgaaagagagagccggcggtggggggtgggaggtgggggtggggggggtggggggcggggagagagagagaaagaaagaaaggaaggaagaaagaaagaaagaaagaaagaaagacacagggacccaagctctgatggagcaagggtattttattagcagaaatgcaggctTATATATCTTCAGTAGGAtgattactcagctattacacaggatgaaattttatcaatagCCACAATATGGATAGTCTAATACATACAAGGTCGCTGACGCAGAAAAGAGTCACTGAAGGCagttactgaaaggaatccaagcagaTACCGTTtctcatgatctcagtcctgagagcTGCATGCAGTTCTACTCGTTCCCGGaataggaactgataaggaacagaggatttatgagaaatagaaaacagcatgcaggaatcctcctgttaaatGTTCCCTAacagctcagtaataaagaatctgcctgccaatgcaggagacacaggctctgtctctgatccaggaagatcccacatgtcgcagagCAAGGAAGatggtgtgccacaactactgagcctgtgctctagagcccaggagttgcaactactgagtccacaggCTGCAGTGACTGAAGCCAGTGCTCCTAGGGTCTGTGCtacccaacaagagaagccaccgcaatgagaaacctgtgcaccacagctagaaagTAGTAGCCCCTgttccctgcaactagagagaagcctatgcagcaacgaagactcagcacagccaaaaataatttttaaataaaaaagtatttttgtgaattaaagaaaaccagctgtctcaagttaaggaatttagaacttttctatgtatgggaagatgcaagaatctgggctcactgaaatcatcccTTTCTTATACATCTTAGTTATATGGATACCCAGTGTCCTATGATTTTTCACATATtgagttcttcagtgctcaccgtAGGGAGTGGCTGAAGCCTGATGGCTGCCAGGTCACAGGTATTGttttccttcctgagtgccctggAGTGCTGGAAttactgatgactgtgacatccttgtttactgatatggcaggaaatagtCCATTTTCCGGTGGCATGTAATATGCCTGATGGATAAATACAGGCAAACCAGGTGAAGAGGGAGCCAAGGGAGGAAGGTGCTAGGCAGGAAGACACCAAGTGCAAAAGGATGGAGCAAGAAACTGTGACTTTTAAGCGCAACCTTGGCAAGAGTGAGGTGTGTGTGTCATAATGAGACGGGATGAAGATGTGGAGGCAAGGGTCAGATCATGAAGTGCCTTTTGGCCTTTGAAAGAGCAGTGAGAATCCATGGACCTTATGAGAATAATGATCCGATTTTTATCTTAGAATGCCACAGTGTAAAGAGATTGAAGGGGATTAAGTATGGAAGCAGGGAGATAAAGAGGCTGTTAAGTAACACAGACAAGTTATAATGTTAGCCTGGTCCAGGGTAGTGAGGGTTGGGATAGTAGTGGATGAATTAGAGAATTGAGTGGGAGAATCTACAGCACTTGATTGGGTGGGTCCTGATAGTGACAGAAAGGAGAGACTGAAAGAAAATTCCTAGGTTTCTATCTTGGGCCTGGACTTCTTTTACTGAAGTATGATAGACCTGCAGGAGTGGATCGGGAGAAGGGCAGGGTGGGCTCATGAGTTTCACATGGGATCTGTGGATGGCTGAAGAGGCTTATGATATTCCATGGGGAACATAATCACCAAGTAATTGATGAAGGTGATATAAGTCGACCCATGAGCTTTAGATGGTAATGGATGCCAAAGGAATATGTGAGTTCTTCCAGGGCTGTAGATATAAAATTATGAGAACagtatttagggaaaaaaaccaagaaaacacCAATATAtaagagaagggagaagaaaccAATCAAAATGACTGAGAATGAATGGTAAGGAAACTACAAGGAGGACCAATGTGAGCACATAGAATATAGAGGATGAGAGTGTTTTAGAAGGGAAATTAGAGTTAATATTCTTTTACATGCTAATTGATGAGGAATGAAGGAAATGTCTGAAAAGTGACTTGGATTTGGAGACATAGTGTATTTCTGTTTACAAAGTGTTGTTACAGATAATGATGGTGAAATCAATCATTGACCACCAACTAACAGACATAATGTTCATTTTTGTTCAGGTGTTTAATGGACACCATCATTTTCTCCTAAAGATACTGAACACAGAGCATGACAGGAAGAAATCAAACTATCATCACAGAGTTCCTCCTCCTGGGTCTGCCAATTGAGCCAGAGCATCAAGACCTGTTCTACACTCTGTTCCTGGCCATGTATGTTACCACCGTCCTGGGGAACCTCCTCATAATGTTCCTGATTCAACTggactcccacctccacacacccatgtatttatttctcagtaaactgtctttctctgacctctgcttctccTCTGTCACGATGCCCAAATTGCTACAGGACATGCAGAGCCATGTCCCGTCCATCTCTTATGCTGGCTGCCTGACACAAATGTACTTCTTCCTGTTTTTTGCAGACCTGGAGAGCTTCCTCCTTGTggccatggcctatgaccgctacaTGGCCATCTGCTTCCCCCTGCACTACACCACCGTCATGAGCCCCAGGCTCTGTCTCTTCCTGCTGGTGCTGCCCTGGGCGCTGACCACATTTCATGCCATGTTGCACACCCTGCTCATGGCCAGGCTGCACTTTTGTGCAGACAATGTGATTGCCCACTTTTTCTGTGACATGTCTGCTCTGCTGAAGCTGTCCTGCTCTGACACTCGAGTTAATGAGCTGGTGATATTTATCACAGGAGGGCTCATTCTTGTGATCCCTTTTCTACTCATCATCACGTCCTACACTCGAATCGTGTCCTCCATCCTCAAGGTCCCTTCTGCGAGGGGTATCCGcaaggccttctccacctgtggctcCCACCTCACTGTGGTGTCCCTGTTTTATGGGACAGTTATTGGTCTCTACTTATGCCCATCAGCTAATAATTCTACTGTTAAGGAGACTGTGATGGCTATGATGTACACTGTGGTgacccccatgctgaaccccttcatctacagcctgaggaacagaGACATGAAGGGAGCCTTGGGAAGagttttttacaaaaagaaaacttgCTTTTCTCTGTGATGGTAGAGTTGAGATTGTGAGACTGTCAAGACTAGCACCATGACAGGCGACCTGAACTAAGAGTAGGCCTAAGTTTCAGTTTCTCCTGAGGGTAGGGTAATTATCTGCCCTCAACAGGCCACCAGAGACCAGCTAATCAGTACGTGCCCAGTAAACCtccaagaaggtcccctggaaagtCCCGCGAGCGCGAAAGTTtgtaccaataaaattgctttgcaaacatgtaaccaatccacttgcACCCACTACCCACTGCTTATGTTTGAAATTGAGCACCCTATAAATGTGCGTGGAAACTGGGGCTTGGGGCTCTCTGACTTTGCACCACTGTGTTGGCTGCAGCAggggccctggctcgagtcagcaataaattTCCCTTCCTTTGCGTGTTGCATTGTCATGGAggtcttctcttttcctgctgAGGGATTCAGACAGcaggcataacatttgggggctcgtccaggatcccttgaccggggaaagataacacttccaggacagaggggaaggatagatatagcaccggtgctcaggcaggacaggaaagtccagtgtaaatccgaggccctgctgagaagcaggaaggtatctggcacaggagaaagctttctataaAGGGGGAACGGATTGGACGTTCCAGCCGGTGCAGAACCGAGGCCAGCGAGCGCGCTGGAAAGCAGCCGGCTCTGCGGGAAGGagagttcctctcctgatcccGAGTCTGGTGAGCAGTGGACGCCATTCGGTAAGGTGAACCTTGTACCGGGAGGCAAGAGGACTCAGGGGGCccaaaaacccagcgctgtgttgtcAGCCGACATTTGTCTATCTGTGTGTTTGTCTACGCCcctccgtgtttgtgtgtgtgtcggCATTGTCTCTGGTCTCGTTGTCTTCTGGTGTATCGTTCTCTACTCTCTCTTCTGACttattttccttctccccttcttctctgATCTGCCTTTGACTCCTACTCTCTTcaagagtttcagtgaacaggcgaaCAGTTGTGGGGGCAACTgatgagtcccggccagggctacactCTGGCGGACTCTGAAGGCCTTACAATAAGTGAGCCTCAGTAACAGGAGCCCGATCGGGTGAAACTCTCTTTCAACATCCCTAACTGAGGACGTGGCCTAAAATTCCTTGTGTGGGCATGGGACAGGCACTTAAAGGCCATTAGGGCGCCTGCCACTTGAACACTCCCGTgagaggataagggggtcacagaACGGGCTAGAAACCtctagggtgcccgcccccagcaagaaaacttccgtgcaaagACGCAGGCACATAAGCAGTACCAAAAGCATACCATAAGCCCAACCTCTTGGCCGCCACCACTCCTGGTAGGATATTTGGTGGCTGTTCTCAGCgacttcttctctctctcttccctaccATTTACACTCTAGCCATGGGTCAGGGGGAATCtaccccactctctctcatgactgaccatTTCTCAGATGTCAGGGCCAGGGCACATAACTTGTCTTTGCTagtcaagaaaagtaaattaataaccttttgctctgcagagtggcctgccttccaagttggatggcctccgGAAGGGACCTTTCAACTGTCCATTATACAGGCtgtaaaaaaaaaggattatggctcctgatccctggggccatccgGATCAGGTTCCTTATGTCATGGTCTGGCAGGATCTGGTGGAAAATCCGcccaaatggttaaaacctttcgTTCACAAACTTCCTAGTTCTTCCAattcacaggtcctggtgatggagacccccccggaagaaactaaaaagaaagaggacccaaaaccGGTCCTTCAGGAATCATCTTATCCGAACCTGATAGATTTAGAAACAGAGATAAGGCCTCCGCCGTATGCCCCCCCATTGCAATTCCCTCCGAGGGGAGGAACTCCCCTGGGTGAATCAAGAGGGTTGGGAGGGCCCGCGGGAATTGACCATGAGGGGGGACCCACACTGGGGACCCGGAGGAGAATTAGGGGTGATAGGGGTGATAGGGGTGGACAAGACCCTGGgaacccagagttaccttcatccactGTTCAGGTGCTCCCCATCcaagtgggaccagctaacccagaCGGAGAGCGAAcatatcagtactggcccttttccacgagtgaccTGTACAATTGGAAAACCCAgaaccctcctttctcagagaaaccccaaggcctcattgacctcttagattccattttgttcactcacaaccccacctgggatgattgtcaacagctgttgcaggtgctcttcaccacagaaGAACGGGAGCTAATTCTGGCAGAGGCACGGAAACGGGTCCTGGgggtcgacgggagaccaaccgcccagcctcatcttgtggacgaggggtttcctctgttgcagcctaactgggattttgagcgagcaGAAGGTAGGGAgtgtctccgagtgtaccgccagactctaatg from Cervus canadensis isolate Bull #8, Minnesota chromosome 1, ASM1932006v1, whole genome shotgun sequence includes:
- the LOC122446787 gene encoding olfactory receptor-like protein DTMT, with the translated sequence MTGRNQTIITEFLLLGLPIEPEHQDLFYTLFLAMYVTTVLGNLLIMFLIQLDSHLHTPMYLFLSKLSFSDLCFSSVTMPKLLQDMQSHVPSISYAGCLTQMYFFLFFADLESFLLVAMAYDRYMAICFPLHYTTVMSPRLCLFLLVLPWALTTFHAMLHTLLMARLHFCADNVIAHFFCDMSALLKLSCSDTRVNELVIFITGGLILVIPFLLIITSYTRIVSSILKVPSARGIRKAFSTCGSHLTVVSLFYGTVIGLYLCPSANNSTVKETVMAMMYTVVTPMLNPFIYSLRNRDMKGALGRVFYKKKTCFSL